Proteins found in one Cyanobium sp. ATX 6F1 genomic segment:
- a CDS encoding helix-turn-helix domain-containing protein: MTDLGGLAAVRSNLSERELEIIELVATGLTNQEVAKKLMISKRTVDNHVSNIFTKTGAKNRVALLNWAMDNGKICRDGFNCCSLPEAGQRP, encoded by the coding sequence ATGACTGATCTCGGCGGCCTGGCAGCGGTGCGCTCCAACCTTTCGGAGCGGGAGCTTGAGATCATCGAACTGGTGGCCACCGGGCTCACCAATCAGGAAGTGGCCAAAAAGCTGATGATCAGTAAGCGCACGGTCGACAACCACGTCAGCAACATCTTCACCAAGACCGGTGCCAAGAACCGGGTGGCCCTGCTGAATTGGGCCATGGACAACGGCAAGATCTGCCGCGATGGCTTCAACTGCTGCTCCCTCCCAGAGGCTGGCCAGCGGCCCTGA